The genomic stretch CAAAGTTCTCAGGCCTTTGATGACGTTCTGTATTTGGGCGGAATATTTTCCGGCACGGTTCCGGCCTGGGATTCCCGGATAACATCTTCGCCGCCTGCGCCAGCCGGAACTTACCTGCTTATGCCGCAAAACCTGCCGGCCACGGTCAAAATCACCCTGGATATAAAATCCATGCCGCTAAACAGCCCTAAAATCACCCTGACCGACAGTTTGGTCGGCGACACCGCGACCATAAATCTTCCCCGGACGCTGTTAGGCGCCGGAAGCTTCCTCAAGGTTGATAATGAATGGTTGATGGTCCAAAGCAAATCATATTATAAATTGAACGTGCTGCGCGCCCAGAGAAATACCATCCTGGCGCCGCATAATGGCGGCAGTGAAGTCCAATACGGCGAAACCATGGAAAGCACGTTTTATTTGCCGACCAATATAAGATGAAAATAAAGTTAAATAGCGGGTTTAGTTTTCTGGAGATTCTGGTAGCCCTGATGATTCTGGTATTCGGACTGACCACCATCTTCGGGCTGTTCGGAGCCGCCACCTATTCGCACCGACGGAGTGTTAACGATGAAACCATTTCCCGAATGGCCACCACCATATTCTCGGAACTGGAAAGCGGCCAGCACCCGGCGTCCGTTGATTTACAGGACCGCGCCGACCAGACGCATTCACAATTCCCGGGCATCTATACTTATGACCTGACATTCTCAACAGTTACCGGCACTGAACCGACCAGTCGCGTAGTAACCCTGGCTATTAAATGGGGCAAGAACCAACAGGAAACATTCCGGACGCTCATTATATTCCCATTGCGGTAAAGTATCCGTGCGTCTTAGGACTTTTCTGTGCCGGCCGGTTTGAGCTGCAAATCATTCTGCTGTGTTTCCAGGAATTGGCCAATCTTGCGGTATTTCTCATACCTCTGCTGGACCAGAGTATCAATCGGTATGGTGTGCAATTTATCCAACGCGGTTAATATGCTTTTCTTGAGATTATCTGCGGTGGCGTTGTAATCACGGTGCGCCCCACCCAGCGGCTCAGGGATAATCTCATCAACTATCCCCAATGACAATAAATCATAAGAAGTCAGTTTCAGCACCTTAGCCGCTTCGGGCGCCTTGGCATTGCTCTTCCACAATATGGCCGCGCAGCCCTCGGGCGATATAACTGAAAAATATGAGTTTTCCAGGATGGCAAAATGATCGCCCACTCCGATGGCCAGCGCCCCGCCGCTGCCGCCTTCGCCGATGACCACGCAGATTATCGGCGTCTTTAGATGCGACATTTCAAAGATGTTCTGGGCGATAATCAGTGCCTGGCCCCGTTCCTCGGCCCCGATGCCCGGATAAGCGCCCGGCGTATCTATCAGGGTAACGATGGGCAGATTGAATTTCTCAGCCAGTTTCATCTTGAGTTGCGCCTTGCGATAACCCTCAGGATGCGGGCAGCCGAAATGGCAGGTCACCCGGTCGTGGATATTTTTGCCCTTACGGGTGCCGATAAGCATGACCTTGTGGGCCCCGATCTTACCCATGCCGCAGACCATGGCCGGGTCGTCGCGGAACGAACGGTCGCCGTGCAGCGGCACGAAATCGGCTCCGCACAGAAGATGGATATAATCGGTCACCTGCGGCCGGGACTGGTGCCGGGCCAGCAGCACCCTCTGCCAGGGCGTCAGATTCTTGTAGATATCCTTCTTGAGGAAAGCCGCCCGGGCCCGAAGCTTTCTTATCTCATCGGAAAGGTCTATCTCGGCAATCCTGGAAAAACCCTCTAACTGGGTAATCTTATGCTCCAGTTCCAGGATCGGCGTCTCAAAATCCAGCCCTTTTATATTCTCTTCCATAAGCAATTATAATTACCCACCCACCATATCAAAAATATTATTATTATGAGCAGTGGGGTTTTAGCAGAAATCCAATATGGTTGTCAAGTATAAATAATATTCATATCAAAAATATCCGGCCGCGTCAAGAGAAATATATAAAACCCTTGCGATTATTATTCCGGTGTGCTAATATGGCTCTATGGCTCATCTAAAAAGATTCTATAGTGATTCTGCCGCGCCGGGCGGGATAATTATCCTGGACCAGGCCCAATCAAACCATCTCAAGAACGTCCTGCGCCTGAAACTCGGCTCAACGGTCGAGGTCTTTAATAACCGCAATGAATCATATATTGCTGAAATCGCCTCCATATCGCCCAAAAGCCCTGTCAAACTAAAGATTCTCTCTTTAGTGGTTGCTAACCATTCTGTATCCCGTATCCCGCATCCCGTATCTCCAAATATCACCCTGGCCTGCGCCATTGCCAAGGGCAGCCGGATGGACTGGCTGGTGGAAAAATCAGCCGAGATTGGGATGGCCAGATTGATTCCGATTATTACTGAACGAACTGTAGTCAAACCCGATGCCGCGTCCAAGAATAAAATAGCCCGCTGGCATAA from Planctomycetota bacterium encodes the following:
- a CDS encoding 16S rRNA (uracil(1498)-N(3))-methyltransferase gives rise to the protein MAHLKRFYSDSAAPGGIIILDQAQSNHLKNVLRLKLGSTVEVFNNRNESYIAEIASISPKSPVKLKILSLVVANHSVSRIPHPVSPNITLACAIAKGSRMDWLVEKSAEIGMARLIPIITERTVVKPDAASKNKIARWHKLAVVAAKQTGQNAVLAIDNPIPFNQLTNIITNFSLSLIAVPNADKYLPEVLKKANLTGGNKILYLVGPEGDFTREEVAAAIKWGVQPVRLPVNSILRVETAAITMLGMLLYHFTSN
- a CDS encoding acetyl-CoA carboxylase carboxyltransferase subunit alpha gives rise to the protein MEENIKGLDFETPILELEHKITQLEGFSRIAEIDLSDEIRKLRARAAFLKKDIYKNLTPWQRVLLARHQSRPQVTDYIHLLCGADFVPLHGDRSFRDDPAMVCGMGKIGAHKVMLIGTRKGKNIHDRVTCHFGCPHPEGYRKAQLKMKLAEKFNLPIVTLIDTPGAYPGIGAEERGQALIIAQNIFEMSHLKTPIICVVIGEGGSGGALAIGVGDHFAILENSYFSVISPEGCAAILWKSNAKAPEAAKVLKLTSYDLLSLGIVDEIIPEPLGGAHRDYNATADNLKKSILTALDKLHTIPIDTLVQQRYEKYRKIGQFLETQQNDLQLKPAGTEKS